A DNA window from Rhineura floridana isolate rRhiFlo1 chromosome 11, rRhiFlo1.hap2, whole genome shotgun sequence contains the following coding sequences:
- the FCER1A gene encoding high affinity immunoglobulin epsilon receptor subunit alpha, translated as MEFVALVTVCLLILHWRMAYADPSAPLFSVSPKQDIYTTGDLISLTCLAPDKRNMSRIIFLSNKWVLYFHNPTPAVDTFMHSLHLSAQDSGDYSCMYYVLESGREIPSQRSSSIFISVMDPPPPPVLKIDPPSRVVNEGDPLLLTCSAKENHIKKSFHFYRDGVEMVPSNDGSLQVSREPGDTSPNASVSIWQASLNHSGEFACRYKEKMSSDWRVSPWSQKVCITVWASNSSAPPLLYACMAIPLMILMAPLAFYCGRKTSECKQGNKEEADTEYVEMFSPNWKPHRLWTPAQPQS; from the exons ATGGAGTTTGTGGCTTTGGTGACAG tttgtcttctgatCCTCCACTGGCGAATGGCCTATGCAG ACCCTTCTGCTCCGCTCTTCTCTGTGTCCCCAAAACAAGACATCTACACAACCGGGGACTTGATAAGCCTCACGTGCTTGGCTCCTGACAAACGTAACATGTCCAGGATCATCTTTCTCAGTAACAAATGGGTACTGTATTTCCACaatcccacacctgctgtagacACTTTCATGCATTCCCTGCACCTATCTGCACAAGACAGCGGAGACTATTCCTGCATGTACTATGTCCTGGAATCTGGACGGGAGATCCCATCCCAGAGAAGCAGCTCCATCTTTATTTCCGTGATGG atcctcctcctcctccagtgctgaaAATAGATCCTCCATCCAGAGTAGTGAATGAAGGTGACCCCTTGCTTCTCACTTGCTCAGCCAAAGAGAACCACATCAAGAAAAGCTTCCATTTCTATAGGGATGGTGTCGAGATGGTCCCCAGCAATGATGGGTCTCTGCAGGTCTCCAGAGAACCTGGGGATACCTCCCCAAATGCTTCTGTAAGCATCTGGCAGGCCAGCCTCAACCACAGTGGGGAATTTGCTTGCAGGTACAAGGAAAAAATGAGCAGCGATTGGAGAGTCTCTCCGTGGAGTCAGAAGGTGTGCATCACAG tttgGGCATCAAATTCCTCTGCACCACCACTGCTCTATGCATGCATGGCAATTCCACTGATGATCCTGATGGCTCCACTTGCTTTTTATTGTGGGAGAAAGACGAGTG AATGCAAACAAGGAAACAAGGAGGAAGCAGACACGGAATACGTTGAAATGTTCAGCCCCAACTGGAAGCCTCACAG GTTGTGGACCCCAGCTCAGCCCCAGTCgtga